One genomic window of Elaeis guineensis isolate ETL-2024a chromosome 2, EG11, whole genome shotgun sequence includes the following:
- the LOC105042755 gene encoding protein ELC-like, with amino-acid sequence MAPPPPLPVPGAPGAQDAQQFLSTALSQRGPSALPYAEDVKWLIRQHLVALAESFPSIHPKASAFTHNDGRTVNLLQADGTIPIAYQGAVYNIPAVIWLLEPYPRSPPAVFLSPTRDMVVKPGHPHVDRSGSVLVPYLRSWVFPSSNLVDLVRSLSHLFGLDPPLYTRQNASNNPTNPNPNPSPSPSPSPAPSPSSSSFSSRIYSSLSPYGGRFPPSPQAAAARPTEDAAQVYHRNATSKIIDMVHGDMAGLRRAREAEMEGLFSTQAELRRREEELSKGLREMLEEKEGLEQQLQLILMNTDVLEGWLRENEGRRRRAGDVDVDDAFEPADVLSRQMLECTAADLAVEDTIYSLDKAVQEGSIPFEMYLKNVRALSRDQYFHRAMSAKVRAAQVQAQVSSMAARVPHHAS; translated from the coding sequence ATGGCCCCTCCGCCGCCGCTGCCGGTCCCGGGCGCGCCGGGCGCCCAGGACGCCCAGCAGTTCCTCAGCACCGCCCTCTCCCAGCGCGGGCCGTCGGCGCTGCCGTACGCGGAAGACGTGAAGTGGCTGATCCGGCAGCACCTGGTGGCGCTGGCCGAGTCGTTCCCCTCCATCCACCCCAAGGCCTCCGCCTTCACCCACAACGACGGCCGCACCGTGAACCTCCTCCAGGCCGACGGCACCATCCCCATCGCTTACCAGGGCGCCGTCTACAACATCCCCGCCGTGATCTGGCTCCTCGAGCCCTACCCTCGCTCCCCTCCCGCCGTCTTCCTCTCCCCCACCCGCGACATGGTCGTCAAGCCCGGCCACCCCCACGTCGACCGCTCCGGCTCCGTCCTCGTCCCCTACCTCCGGTCCTGGGTCTTCCCCTCCTCCAACCTCGTCGATCTCGTCCGCTCCCTCTCCCACCTCTTCGGCCTCGATCCTCCCCTTTACACCCGCCAGAACGCCAGTAACAATCCCACCAACCCTAACCCCAATCCGTCGCCTTCCCCATCCCCGTCCCCTGCTCCGTCTCCGTCATCTTCATCTTTCTCGTCTCGGATCTACTCTTCTTTGTCGCCCTATGGCGGGCGGTTCCCGCCCTCGCCGCAGGCGGCGGCCGCAAGGCCGACCGAGGACGCGGCCCAGGTCTACCACCGCAATGCAACCAGCAAGATCATCGATATGGTGCACGGCGATATGGCAGGTTTACGGAGAGCGCGGGAAGCAGAGATGGAGGGGCTGTTCAGCACCCAGGCGGAGTTGAGACGGAGGGAGGAGGAGCTTTCCAAGGGTTTGAGGGAGATGTTGGAGGAGAAGGAGGGATTGGAGCAGCAGTTGcagttgattttgatgaatacggATGTGCTGGAGGGGTGGCTGAGGGAGAatgaggggaggaggaggagggctgGGGATGTGGATGTGGATGATGCTTTTGAGCCTGCAGATGTGCTGTCGAGGCAGATGCTGGAATGCACGGCGGCAGACTTGGCGGTGGAAGACACAATTTACTCGCTGGACAAGGCGGTGCAGGAGGGGTCCATCCCGTTCGAGATGTATCTGAAGAACGTGAGGGCATTGTCGAGGGACCAGTACTTCCATCGGGCGATGTCAGCCAAGGTACGGGCAGCTCAGGTGCAGGCACAGGTATCAAGCATGGCGGCAAGGGTGCCTCATCATGCTTCATAG